The Ictidomys tridecemlineatus isolate mIctTri1 unplaced genomic scaffold, mIctTri1.hap1 Scaffold_4544, whole genome shotgun sequence genome includes a region encoding these proteins:
- the LOC144373660 gene encoding uncharacterized protein LOC144373660, whose translation MGLISWDSIPTHQVLDLLFPSASPSFLGTWVNLYSEASHQPPGFLSLQQLLSMWLLLGGLNLEHQAHHLLAAIEDGKSSQAKPESQADCATSSVPVTAPQPTPEPEPSPREGAEPESRTSGVSTRSSPRPQYNKRMRGRCLIHVYLEKERTTQYRSILVTCQDRAPVIIRRALDAHLLQQEDPENYELLQILSNHQKLRIPADGNVYYALDGRVDYNFLLQETAASKLFKVKPKEFLEPSVAVASRIPAAVSSSSAVAAGPLPQATQTNEWCVRKVTSSSSSLLHSSDQVEDSRFVHVLLEGQSLRETKRILVTCQERVTSLIRRALDQNLLQHEDVDNFELLRMMSLHDTTKKGI comes from the exons tgcctcaccttccttcctggggacctgggtgaacctctactccgaggcttcccatcagcctccaggctttctgagtctgcagcagctgctatccatgtggctcctgctgggaggcttgaacctggaacaccaagcacaccacctcctggccgcaattgaagatggcaaatcaagccaggcaaagcctgagagccaggcggactgtg ctacaagctcagttcctgtcacggctcctcagccaaccccagagccagagccttctcccagggaaggggcagagccggagtccaggacatcaggggtctctactcgatcctccccaaggccccaatataacaagcggatgagaggcaggtgcctcattcacgtctacctggaaaaggaaaggacaacacagtataggagcatcctg gtgacctgccaggacagggctccagtcatcatccgcagggccttagatgcacacttgctccagcaggaggacccagaaaactacgagcttctgcaaattctctcgaaccatcaga agctgaggatccctgctgatggaaacgtatattacgccctggatggcagagtggattataactttcttcttcaggaaacagctgccagcaagttgtttaaagtcaagccaaaggag ttcttggagccttctgtggcagtggcatccaggatcccagcagctgtgagcagcagctctgcggtggctgcaggaccattgccccaggccacccaaaccaatgagtggtgcgtgagaaaagtcaccagtagcagctcctcactgcttcactccagcgaccaggtggaagacagccgctttgtccacgtcctcctagagggacagagcctgagggagacaaagcgcatcctg gtgacgtgtcaggagagggtgacaagcctcatccgcagggccttggaccaaaatttgttgcagcatgaggatgtggacaactttgagctgctgagaatgatgtctctgcatgaca caacaaagaagggcatctga